A window of the Burkholderia sp. 9120 genome harbors these coding sequences:
- a CDS encoding methyl-accepting chemotaxis protein, whose amino-acid sequence MRENLPVTDEEYVLSELDVIITRTDLTGNIVYANEAFLRSSGYPHAEVIGKPQNIVRHLDMPEEAYRDLWETIGGDRPWTGVVKNRRKQGGYYWVLANVTSVFEKGEKVGYMSVRTKPSSEQIARADRLYERLNSPSGHKLRLSGGTVIRTGVAGVADRLLRLPVNLRVWATMAMLIAVILLQTLVASGWVLPQVPPLWQTLVLAGVGTGIALACGVYLTRNLLMPLQALNAGALSVLNGHIQQRFPERGDAQTRMLGRMLNQMNAKLVGVLIDAKISIDAIRDKTHEFVRGNSDLATRTDEQASAIDQTTASLAEITETAEQNALGAERANTSGRQTAETAEVAAGEVQKTVAVMERVREHSRKISDITSVIDAIAFQTNIIALNASVEAARAGQYGRGFAVVASEVRSLAQRAAGAAKEIKTLIETSLHTVTTASQTAARAGETMNTVEQTVTQLTRTLYDIALASRGQSVQIAQINEAVGQVAGLTQRNAALVEQSAVASSDLQQQTQSLESAMSIFHLRSETRGEERSEETAEVA is encoded by the coding sequence ATGCGTGAAAATCTCCCGGTCACCGATGAAGAGTACGTGCTGTCCGAACTGGACGTGATCATCACCCGCACGGACCTGACGGGCAACATCGTCTATGCCAATGAAGCGTTCCTGCGCAGCAGCGGCTATCCGCACGCCGAGGTGATCGGCAAGCCGCAGAATATCGTCCGCCATTTGGACATGCCCGAGGAAGCGTATCGGGATTTGTGGGAGACCATCGGCGGCGACCGGCCGTGGACCGGCGTGGTCAAGAATCGCCGCAAGCAGGGCGGCTATTACTGGGTGCTCGCCAATGTCACGTCGGTGTTCGAGAAGGGCGAGAAGGTCGGCTATATGTCGGTGCGCACGAAGCCGTCCAGCGAGCAGATCGCGCGGGCCGACCGCCTGTATGAGCGGCTCAATTCGCCGTCCGGCCACAAGCTGCGCCTGTCCGGCGGAACGGTGATCCGCACGGGCGTGGCCGGTGTCGCGGACCGCTTGCTGCGCCTGCCGGTCAATCTGCGCGTGTGGGCCACCATGGCGATGTTGATCGCCGTGATCCTGCTGCAAACGCTCGTCGCGAGTGGTTGGGTGCTGCCGCAGGTGCCGCCGCTGTGGCAGACCTTGGTGCTGGCCGGCGTGGGAACCGGTATCGCGCTTGCCTGCGGCGTCTATCTGACGCGCAATTTGCTGATGCCGCTGCAGGCGCTCAACGCAGGCGCGTTGAGCGTGCTGAACGGCCACATCCAGCAGCGCTTTCCGGAACGCGGCGACGCGCAGACCCGCATGCTCGGCCGGATGCTGAACCAGATGAACGCGAAGCTGGTCGGCGTGCTGATCGACGCCAAGATTTCAATCGATGCGATCCGCGACAAGACCCACGAATTCGTGCGCGGCAATAGCGATCTGGCCACCCGCACCGACGAACAGGCGAGCGCGATCGATCAGACCACCGCCAGCCTCGCCGAGATCACGGAGACGGCGGAACAGAACGCGCTCGGTGCGGAGCGCGCCAATACGTCCGGGCGGCAGACGGCGGAAACCGCCGAAGTCGCGGCCGGCGAGGTGCAGAAGACGGTCGCCGTGATGGAGCGCGTGCGCGAGCATTCGCGCAAGATCTCGGACATCACGTCGGTGATCGACGCGATTGCGTTTCAGACCAATATCATCGCGCTGAACGCGTCGGTGGAAGCGGCGCGCGCGGGGCAATACGGGCGCGGCTTCGCGGTGGTGGCCTCCGAGGTGCGCAGTCTCGCGCAACGCGCGGCCGGCGCCGCGAAGGAAATCAAAACCTTGATCGAAACGTCGCTGCATACGGTCACCACGGCCTCGCAAACGGCGGCGCGCGCCGGCGAGACGATGAATACCGTCGAGCAGACGGTCACGCAATTGACCCGCACGCTGTACGACATTGCGCTCGCGAGCCGCGGCCAGAGCGTGCAGATTGCGCAGATCAACGAAGCGGTCGGGCAGGTGGCCGGGCTGACCCAGCGCAATGCGGCGCTGGTCGAGCAGTCGGCGGTGGCATCCTCCGATCTTCAGCAACAGACGCAGTCGCTCGAGTCGGCGATGAGTATTTTTCATTTGCGCAGTGAGACGCGCGGTGAAGAGCGTAGCGAGGAAACGGCCGAAGTCGCGTAG
- a CDS encoding class II aldolase/adducin family protein translates to MQQEASKSSEWEVRCELAALYRLMAHLKMSDLIDTHITARVPGEPGHFLINRYGVLFNEMRASDLVKIDAEGRVVERDPDPVRHRVNVAGFVIHSAVHGAREDMHWVIHVHTAASSAVSAQEDGLLPISQHALRFYRRLAYHDYEGIALDTAERERLVADLGAHKAMMLRNHGVLVGAPSAAEAFSLIYFLEQACRIQIGAMAGNARLRVPDAAVCEKTAKQFDAAGEYDLMDLAWQAALRLIGDQAAAYRS, encoded by the coding sequence CTGCAACAGGAGGCATCGAAGTCATCCGAATGGGAGGTACGCTGCGAACTGGCGGCGCTATACCGTTTGATGGCCCATCTGAAGATGTCCGATCTGATCGACACGCACATCACCGCGCGCGTGCCGGGCGAGCCCGGTCATTTTCTGATCAACCGCTACGGCGTGTTGTTCAACGAAATGCGGGCGTCGGACCTGGTGAAGATCGACGCAGAAGGCCGCGTGGTGGAACGCGATCCGGACCCGGTCCGGCATCGCGTGAACGTGGCGGGCTTTGTGATTCATTCGGCGGTGCATGGCGCGCGCGAGGACATGCATTGGGTGATCCATGTGCATACCGCCGCGAGCAGCGCGGTGTCCGCGCAGGAAGACGGCTTGCTTCCGATCAGCCAGCATGCGCTGCGTTTCTATCGACGGCTCGCGTATCACGACTACGAAGGCATCGCCCTCGACACGGCCGAGCGTGAGCGTCTGGTGGCGGATCTCGGTGCGCACAAGGCCATGATGCTGCGCAATCACGGCGTGCTGGTCGGCGCGCCGAGCGCGGCGGAAGCGTTCAGCCTGATCTATTTTCTCGAACAAGCGTGCCGCATTCAGATCGGCGCGATGGCCGGTAACGCGCGTCTGCGGGTGCCGGACGCGGCGGTTTGCGAGAAAACGGCGAAGCAATTCGATGCGGCCGGTGAATACGACTTGATGGACCTCGCCTGGCAGGCTGCGCTGCGGCTGATCGGCGATCAGGCCGCCGCGTATCGAAGCTGA